From Rhineura floridana isolate rRhiFlo1 chromosome 12, rRhiFlo1.hap2, whole genome shotgun sequence:
ttactAAGTTAGTTTTTACAGCCTGACCAGCCATAGTTCAACAACCCTCTGCAGGTTCTGGGACAAAGATCACACGCAGGAAAAACAGACATCAAAGAAGCTGACGGGTATTCTCTGCAGCAGGACTAACATCTGCCCATGCCAGGCAGTGCAATGCAGGTGACCATCTAGCAGGGGCCCTCCAGAAAAAGGTGCCCGCAGAGCCAAGTGGCTCAAGAGAGCAAGCCAAGCCCCCCACACATGCCCAGgacaaggcaacactgagacaaacATATCAGAGTCAGGGGGCGGGGGAGTCCAACTTATGGACCAGTTTGTAAAATGAATCATCAGTAGGGTTTGTCTCTTGCCGAAAAGTTTCATCCCTATTTATGGCACATAAAGTATAGCTGAATGTGTGTGCATCTGTgcatgtgtgggagagagagggggaaagaagtGTGAAGTCCTGGCTGATGATCCAGATTCAGAAACCTTCCAGACCACTCGCAATTGGCCATTAGGGTTTGGAAATATATCCCCAGAGATACACACCCCTTACCTGACTATGCTGGAGCACCACCTCTGCCATCTCAACAGAGTCTTCCTACTCAGAActtcaggaggaggaggggggtttTGTTgctagaggagagagaaagagctgctgctgctgctttagcTGCCTTGCTGCGCCCAAGTGCCATCAAGGGAGTCTCCTTGCTAGCAGCTCCAACTTGGAAGCAGAGATAAGACACCGCAGGGGAGAGGAAGGCAAAAGGCCTTCAAGGCAGGGGAGGAGGCAAAGCACAGCGACTGCAGGAGCCACTGCAGCTCCTGGGGCTGCTTGCAAGGAGCTGCCCAGGCTCCACACAGAAAGAAATTGTTCCAGGAAAGACAGGCAGGAGAAGGGGATCTCCCACCAAGGCAGCTGACAAAGGAGCCGCTTCCACAAGTATGCAAAGGACGTTTCACCCACTTATTTTCAACAGGGCAAGGGGAAGGGTGGGGCAAGAGAGGAGAGGCGGTCAAGCTGCAATCATCTCTCATCCCAAGGAAGAAAGCCATCCTCATCCTGAGTATCTCCTTCCTTCCTTAGCAGTCAGGGCCGCCTGTCCCATCCACAAAATTCTGCAGCCAGGAACCCCACAACTTGGGATATGATTTACTCTGTACAGTAGAGGTAATTCCAAGATCCAGGTATCTATAGAATTTGtctcttttggggcagggaggaGCTGTGAAAAGGAGTACAAAGGAGCCAGAAATGGGAGGCAGGGCCAGGCACAGAAATGGGGCATGGGTGGGCAGTGGGGCAGGAAGTGGGGCGTAGATACAGTAGCTGGGGACAGGGAGATTCGCAGGGCACTAAAACCCACGTGGCTTCTTGAAGCCAGGCCCAAATCATTAGTTCCCTTTAGTCTTTATTAAGCATTTCCATGAGGTCTAGAAGCTTACTTTAAGCAAGAAGAAAGGAGATAAGGTGACCAAAACAGCAGATTCTGTGCTTGTGAAACAATTATGCAGCCAAGgagaacagaaacagccttgacTACAGCTGCATCAGAGAACAGAGGAGAAAGCAGGGAGCCAGAAGCGATGTGAATCTGGGACTCAGAACAGAGAAACGGGTAGGCTCCCTCCGAAGTGTAGGTCTCTACCATGTAGCATCCCCAAAAGGCTCTCTAGTCGGACATCCATTTGTTCAAAACCCGGACCACATCGGGCAGGCCTCTGCTAGTCTGGCTGCGGGCACAGGCACCTCTCCGCTGGGAGGCTGCAGGACGCAGCCCGGCAGCACTCGGGACGGGGCGCGCACAAGGCTGAAAAACGGCTTCGCCAAGCACACCTCACAGCGCTCAACAGGACGCCTCCGCGCGGCACCCGAGGCCGAGGCCCTACAGCCGCCGCCCCCCCAGCTGGCCGTCTTTGGGCTGGTCGGCAGCCGCTCCCACGCGGAGGCAGAGGCCCGTCGCACACGGCAGCGCACGAAACGGAAGCCTCCCGTTCGGCAGGAGCCCATCCCGGGACTGCGGAGGGCGAAGCCGGAGGTCGCTCCCCTACTCCTCCGCAGGGCAAACCCAGCCGGGCACCCCCGGAAAGGCTGGCCAGGCAGGGCACGCGCAGAATAATTCCAACCTCTCGGACGGCGGCACTCATTTGCATCCCATGAAAGCCCACCAGGAGCCGCGTGACGTCACTACTCTGTACAGGGGGCCGCCTCGTGACGTCACCCGTTCTCAAGAACACGCCGCCGCCATCGGCTGAGCCGCAGGGGCCCCGTCCCTTTGGCTCCTCTCCCCAACGCGCCGGCTACTCACCGGCGGCGGCCTGTTCATGCCGCTGGTAGTGGCGCCCCGGGACGAAGAGGCCCCTTCCGGGATCACTTAGGGCTGCCGCTTCCTTCGCTGCCTCGGGCGTCACTTCCGACACTAGGCCTTCCCTGAATGGGAGGTGGCCCCGCCCCCTTACTGtgactgctgccgccgccacccgcGGGAAACGGGGCGCGTGAGCCAGAAGCGCGTCGATCCTTGGCGGAGCATCTGCATTGCAGGTAGCGGGGCCCGGGCCCACTCCGGGGGGAGAGACCGCAGAGTCGCTGCCAGCTACATCTGGCTTGGCCTCAGGCAGCTTCCCCTGCCCCTCTGCTGCGAGAGGGGCTGGTGCGGTCCGAGCCTAAACGGAGCGGCCCCGGCGCTGCGGGCAGAAGCAGTCTACCACTGGCTGAGAAACACGGCGGGGGCTGCAGGGAGAGAGGGCCGTTTCCTGCTTGCTGGAGGCGTCCAGAGTTGTTCTTTAAAAGGGACATGGCCCAACGCACGGGAAAGGAGAGAGGCCTAGCAGTGGGCATTGGTGCCAAGCGGCGCCAGAGCAGCCCAGAAGCTGCCCCAGACCAAAGGTGACCCATCTGCAGTTCtgaggccaactagatgccttcaCAAAGCCTGCACGCAGGACCCGAGAGCAACAGTTGACAGGGAGGACTGATGCCTCCAAGCCCTGCCTGTGAGCTTCTAGGAGGCCTCCCACTGCTCCACCATctgctgcctgaagagccagaggTGATGGGGCAGGGTGCTTATTATGgcagcagagtgtgtgtgtgtgtgagaaagagagagaatccaGTTCCTAGATTGCAATTCCCCTCTGCTTACCCAATAGTTTGAACATGAGATGTAGCGAAAGGAACCAACTGTCTGTCTCCCATTTCCAGtccttatgggggggggggagctccagCCTCTGCCTATGGGATGGTGTCCAAGGTGAGAAGAACTAGCTGGGGGGGAAGAAGTCTGCTTGGGGCTTTGAGCAGCTCCAGCATGTATTTGCTCTATAAAGCCaagagcaggggaggggaaatggCAGAGTGGGAGGAATCGGCACAGAGAACAGCCGTCTGCCTGAAAGCTCAGCTTCTGGTGCTGACCACAAACAGTCCTGTGCCAGAAGGCACTTCAGGGAAACTGGAAGGATGTGCCCCTCCCCTGCCCCGCACAGAGGTCCAATCCtgagccaacatggctagtagctcAGCCTCAAAAGAGCTATTCTGTGGAGAGCTTTCTTTGGGCTCCCACAACAGGCTTCCTTTGAGAAAAAGCAAGTACATACACAGGAAGAAAGATGTTCATGCACTTTGTATTTCCAGGAACTAAGCTACCATTAATGAAGGATTACAGACAGGGATGTTAGTGCTAAACATTATTTACAACTCTAATCTATAGCCAAGgaaatacttccccccccccccgttccagaATGCTGTCACAGTTTAGTTCCACGCTGTATCTCTGAACAGGGCAACAAAGGGTTACAGAGCACAGCCTGGAACAGAAGAGGCTCCAGCAGAGGTCAGTCTTACAGCAGCCTGCTGATTATACTCCGGCACCAGACTTTTAACTAGGAATCTTACCCAGCCAGCTATAGGTTTGGAGAAGCAAGTCTGCTTGTAGTCAACCcagaaaaacacaaacaaacctAGTCTGTCTCTCTCTTGCCTGAGCCACTTGCCTTGCCCAACTTTGGCTTGTGCCTGGAGAAGCTggctgcccctccctccctcccgtagCTTTATAGATAAGTTCTGTTGGAAAAAAGCAAGAGGAGGGCCTGCCCAGCCAGCCAGAAACTCTGATTATGGCAGTGTGCAAACACTTTTAGAAGGGGATTCTTGGGGCAGTTACACGGCTCTTCTTCTCTGGTCAAATTCCATCCTCAGGCAGGTCACAGCTCCCTAGAGAGAAAAGCTGGTTGTATCGCTCAGCTGGAGAGGTGCGGACAAGAGGCTGAATGACACACACGCCCCCTTGCCGCCACCGTCTAGGTGCTCTGTTTTGTGTGTATCAGTAGCTCACGCTGCAAGCCGGCATCGAGTGCTGCAGCAGATTTGCCTGGAGGAAGGTCTGTGATGAGGGTGAGCTTGTTGAAAATGCCACGGCCAAAATAATCCGCAACCACAGAGAAGCTGTCATTGGAGCATTTCAGCTGAGAgaggcaaaaaagaaaaacccaagGAAGGGTCGCTTTAGAGGGAGTTTGGGGCAAGGGATTTTATCATTGGACAGAAGGTGTCATAACCCAGACTAGAAATCCATCTGGGCAGCAGCCCCCCCACCTGGTGCTGGAACTGGTCGTGCAAGTCCCGCTTCTGCTCTTGGGCGCGGATCATGTCCATGACTTTGCGGTTCTCTGGCATGCACGTGGGGCACTCTGACCCGCTCTCTGAGTAGCTCTCAAAGCAGTGCTGGTGGAAGGAGTGGTTGCACAGGAAGTGGACCGAGGGCAGCTCCAGGGAACTGGTGCAAATGCTGCACTTGGTCTTCTGGAAGATCTTGGGACTGAGGGAAGGAAGCGCACAATggaaggcaaggaagaggcagtTTCAGTGACAGACACAAACACGGGCGACACCAACACTGCTGTGATGTCTGCTTTGTATCTGGGCATCAAGCACGTCTGTCCCTCCCCCCGCCCCAATTTCAGCATTGCCCCAGCAGCTGGAAGTAAAGAGCAGCTATACTCTGGCAGGCAGCTGCACGAAGCCTGTGTCAGAGCGCCTTCCCAATCCAAGGAGCTGGATGGGCTTGTTCACCACAAGAGAGGATGGCAACGGGCAGGGGAAGTGGCAGGCAATGCTGCTCCCGGGAAGGCCATGTCGCAGGTAACAAAGCTTGTACGGCTACCTGGTTTTGAGCTCCTCGATCTCCTTGCGGATCCGCTTCGTTTCCTCCCGGTACTTCTGAATCCTCTGCTCATCCTGTTGAATCTGGCGGCTCTGGTTCTGCAGCTTGCTGACGAGGTAATCCTTGATGACTGACAGGGTGGCTGTGGAGTTGTGAGCCAGAGTCTGCACAACTGGAAGGAGGCAGCAGCCCATCAGCACAGGAAAGTGGGATGAAGCTATTTTAATATTTAGATGACATGTGGGTGACCGCAAATCTTCCAGAATGAATGTGGAAAGCTGCAAGCCTTTGTCCCTTCACACCTGGGTCGGGGTCTCTTGTAAGAACGTGGCTCTGCATGCttcaacagcccccacctcacTCCAGACCCTGTAATGGCCAAGATTCAGCTGGCAGAGGCCAATTCAAATGTGTTATCCATCCTGAGCTCTTGGGTAAAGGGCAGACTAGAAAAATAGACTCCTTCAGCGAAAGAGTCTCTGGGTGAAGAGTAAGAACAGCTGCTGGCCTCTGCTTGCTTGATCTCTGCAGGGTCTGGCAAGCAGAGGGAGAGGCGGAAGGGGGAACCCTGGCTTTAATTACCACGTGATCTACCGGAAAGGCCAGCTTCAATTCCCTGTTCCATCCACTCTGGAAGCTTCCCAAAAAGACAGGCCTACCCAGCAAGACTTTCTCAGCCACGCCCACCCTTGCCTTAGAAGTGGGATTCCTCTCACCCAGCAGGGGCGGCATGAGATTCTTGGTCTCAATGTGCTTGAGCACAGCCGTGATGCACTCTTTGCAGTCCTCCTCCTTGTGGGCAAAGTAGCCAAGGGCTTGTTCCCACAGGCAGGCCTCCTGGTCTCCATACAGCTCACAGACTTCAACCACCTTCTTGTACTGCTCATTCTGCATATGGTAGTGCATGATCTGCTGGAAActggggaaaggaaagggaggggaaggagaggccaAGCAAGGGAGGCCAAATATACTCTTCCGGAGCCCCTTATGCTGCTCTGCAGCCCTTTCTTACCCACACAGCCTGGGCACAGATCAGCCAGGCCAAAACCCTGAACTTAGGCTGCAGGCCTGGTCTAAAATCTGCAGCACCCTCCCATTTGGGAAGGTCCAGAAACTCTCCTCCAGTCCCAGCCCCCAAATAGCAGGAGGCTCCAGACTCCTCTGCACTCACAGCTTGCCCTGTTCATAGAGATATAGGACACCATCCTTGAAGTTGTGCATCTGACACAGAACCAAAGCCTTATCGAAGACACTCCGGAACTTCCCACTCTTCAGCAAGGAAATGGCTTCATTGTGCAGTTTCTCTTTGTCCTGCAAGGAGCCCAAAGCCCAGGAAGTTTCAAACTGGTAAGAGCCCTGCTgcagctgggtcagaccaaagggggccctgtagtccagcatcctgtttcccacagtggctagtCAGATGCCCCCAGTTAATCTGCACGAATCCACTGATGGGTGTGCATGGCTGAATACTTGGGCGcatgcaagggtgtgtgtgtgagaatgtgCTGATCAGACCCCCAGAGtgttggccaagggtgaatgtggccctcaaccccaaaaaggttagccacccacGTCATAGGCCATGGGGCACCTCGATAGCCCAGACCAGCACTGAGCCAGGGTCTTGTGAACAAGGGAGTTTTCCTCTCTTGCCACCCAGATTCACCAGGACCTTGCTGCCAATGGTTTCTAGCGGGCAAACCTGACCCAGCACTGCTGTCTCTAAGCAGAGGGAGGCCTGACCTGTGGATCCTGCTCATGCGCCCAGTTCTGGAGGCGGAGCTCCAGCAGTGTGTCGTACACGCCCTGCGGAGAGTCCGGCTGCACTTCCGACATGTGCTCTAGGAAGGCTTTCAGCTCCCGGGAGTTGTTGGCAAAAATGGGAATGAACTCATCAGGATTTGCCTAAACAACAAGgaggaaagtgaggaagaaagcCAGGCCACAGCAGCAGCCAGCCTAGAGGCAGCCCAAAATATCACAGAGCCCCCTCTATGAGGGGGGAAACACTCTGGAGACACCAGGAAGTGAGGGGTATGTAtggttttgttgggggggggcttcttTCGACAGCAGCCAGGCAAGGACAAGACTCTGGAGCTGCACAGGTCCGAGCCCCGTCCTGGCTGCTCTCATTCTGCCCGCCACATGTTGCCAAACTTTCCTGCCTTCCAACCTTTACAGACTCTGCTTCTCCCCAAAACACCCTGTAGCCTATCACCACTGAGCCCGCCTGCCTTGACTGTAGTTTACACTGAGCATTTTGTTCAATGCCCCACCCCCTGCTTTGTACGCACGATCCTCTGTCGCACAAAGGAAGTGCGGCGACATGGCCTGACtactgccctgccctcccccagaAGCCAGCCCTTACCTACCTTCCTATCTCCCAATGCCCCAGGGCCCTCACGATCTCCTGCTGGCTGGTAGTTTGTGCACAGGACCTTCAGGAGTTCTGTGGTCTCGTTTGGGACATGATGCATGAGGATCTTGCCGTACCGCTTCATGTTGCTCTCAGCCTGCTCAAAGGGCAGCTTCCCAATGTAACGCAGGGCCTCCTGGTAGTTCTGTGCAAGAGAAAGGCAGGCCGCGCAGGAGACAGTTAGCTTTGTAGTCAGCATTTTAGCCCCCTTCAGACATTCTGTCACCGTgtacagccttccctaacctggtgccctctgcgtgtttggactcccatcagccccagccagcaaaccTGGgggtgatggggattgtagtccagagCACACAGAGGGCAccaagtgtatttatttattatttatttattatttaatttgtatcccgcccttcctcccagcaggagcccagggcagcagacaaagcgctaaaaacacttcaaaacatcataaaaacagatcttaaaatacattaaaacaagacagcgttaaaaacatttttttaaaaaaaaatctttaaaaaagggttaaaaacattattaaaaaacatattaagcaattctaacacagacgcagactaggatagttctcaacctaaaaggcttgttgaaagaggttgAGGAAGACTGGGCAGAATAATCATACAAGGAAGAGTGGTGGGACAAGCATGCTACCTCTGCCCCTCATACCGTCATCCGCGACAAACAGGATGCAAACTGAGGAACTTCCTGTACTTGTGGAAGTTCTCCAGACATTGTAGAACCCCAGCTTACAGCATTCTAAAATGCATGGGGAGCCTCCACAAGTACAGGAGACTCATCACTTCAGACAGGCACTCTCCAACTCGGGGGGACAGGAATGGCAAGGGGAGACAGCGCCCCTCCCGTTGAGCAATTATTCTACACACTGAtataacacctgaagagggcttttgACTTGCAAGAGTAGATAACATTCTCTGGACAAAACAGGCCCAGCAAACTTCAGAAACAGACCCAAGTTTGCCAATATCTTGGGGTGAGAGTTACGCAGGAGAGAATGTCTTTTCTCCTCTGCAGCAATACATCACACAGGTCCTCCTGtagagtgcagcacaggagaagCCACCCCACTTAAAAATTagaagtgatggcaaccctttttAAGCTTCCTGCTACAGTCTTGAGGGCCCTAAACCTTcaagaactgaacaggggttCCGAACAGGCCAAGTGAAAGAGCCACAGGAGTCTGCAAGCTGCCCACCCCTATGCTAGTCAAACCTCTTTTTTGTCTGCCATGGGGGAAAACAGATTTCCCATTTTCGAAACTAGAGACAAGCCAGAACCACAATCCCCAGTAAGAAAAGCAGCCTGCCATCAGAGAACTATGGTCACCGCTCCCCcgccctggagatctctcaggcTTCTCCAGTATCTAGAAGCACTTGATAACTGCAAGTGAACCCTCAAACACGCAGGCAGGTCTCACCTTGATATCCTCCAGCTGGATCTTGAGGTACCACTCATGGTGTGCGTGCTTCTCAGCCAGGTACACGGCATGGGAGTAACAGCCTGCTTGGCGCAGCACCTTGATGGCTGTCTCCACGTCAAAGTGCACCTCACTCTCACTTGTCTGTATCGGAGAGACAGAGCAAAGAAAGCATTCCTACAGAGCCCTGATTTAGACTTTCAGCCTTTGGCAGGAAGCAGCTGCCCAAACTTACTTCTGTGGAGCTGTGGGCCATCCTTCCCTCAGATGTCTGGAGCAGAATGCCACTACAGCCTCTGCGGCTCTCCCACCCAACATAAGCACATAAccacttgctggatcaggccactggcccacctcgtccaacatcctgttctcacagtggccacccagttgcccatgggaagcccacaagcaggacctgagcgcaagagccctctccccccccgcctgtgtatccggcaactggtattcggaagcatcctgcctccaactgtggagacaaagcatagccatcctggctagtagccactgatggcctcattctccatgaattttaagcaaactggcctgtaatttccaggatcacccccggatccctttttaaagattggtgctATATTGGCCACTTTCAGGTATGAAGGcaaatctgagggacaagttacatattttattagaagatcagcaatttcacatttgagttctttgagaactcttgcatagatgccatctggaccaggcaatttgtcattttttatttcATCTATTGAGCCTAGGATTTCATCtctcgtcaccactatttgcctcggTTCCTCAAACTCCctttctgcaaaagttagttcaggaacacggatctgccctatatccactgtgaaggcagatgcaaagaatttagtTTCTCTGCAAGTCTTCTTATCCTGCTTTGACTCCCTTGTtgtccaagggtccaactgcctccctagacggtctcctgttttgaatgtatttaaagcattttttgttgttggttcttatgttctttgcaatgtgctcctcaaattccgcTAAGGTGCtagactatgacttgggagaccagggttcgaatccccacacagtcatgaagttcactgggtgaccttgggccagtcactgcctctcagcctgagaggaaagcaatggtaaaccacctctgaattcataagtcagaatcgacttgaaggcaggccatttccattttccattgtcttcttgcatttcttttgccagagtttgtgttcctgtttattctcctcattcagacaagacttccatttttttgaaggaagccttcttgcctctaatagtttCTTTGACTGCTCGTTCACCACGCGGGCATCCTCTTGGTCCTGGTGgtgcctttcctgatctgcagtatacactccagctgagcttttaatattctgtttttaaacaactcccaagcattttggagtgatgcGACCCTCTTGTCTTTGCCTtttaacttcctttttaccaatcccgtCATCTGGGGGAaatttcctcttctgaagtcaaatgtgacagtgttggattttcttggcaattgcccatatacatgtatgtttaatttaatagcactatggtcactgctcccaatcggttcaacaacacttacatctcgcaccaggtcctggacgCCACTTAAGATTGAGTCCATgattgctgtccctctggtcagttccatgaccaattgTTCTAGGGCAcaatcatttagggtatctagaaatgttgcttctttgttgtgactggaacacatatgtagcctgTCTacatccgggtagttgaagtcacccattactaccacatttcttaGTTTGGATAAAAGTCACAGGCTGCTCCTGCTTCAAAGTTGGAGCCAGAAGCAGCATGTTGTGTGTCCCCCCACCCCATAAAGGGAAAGTCTCTGCTGCTCCCATCCTATGAGATTTCTCTTCTTGCAAGAGAAAGATGACCTCTGATGCTTCCCACTCCAAGACTGGAGGAAAATGCTACCCACCCTGAATCTCTGCGCTGGGAACCTGGAACAAGGAGATGTCAGAAGTCTGAGGTGGCTCTTCAAGCACAAGGGGAAAAGGTTACCCCATGGGCCATCCCATGTGCCAGGCCACCCCCAGCCTTCCCCCTTCGTACCTTGATGAACTCCTCCAGCTTGGAGATGTCCTTCAGCTTGGTGTAGCAGTTGAGCAGCAGTGTTGTGTGGTCTGCATTGGCCAGAGACTGGAGATGGAGCATCTGCAGGTATGCTGTCAGGTTGTGTATCCTCTGAGCATCTAAGAACTTACGGATGACATAGGATGGCTCTAGCTTCCCAATGGTGCTGGGGGACAAAGACGGCTGATGAAGACCCTATTCGTGATTAGCAAAAGCCAAGGCTGGGCTGTGGGGACTGCGCCCTCTGTGTGCACAGCCCCCACCTCTCATCTGGTTAGATGTAGGATCAGAAGGTACCGCCACAACCGCTGGCGCAACCAGGGCAGGGGAGAGCTGGCAGCCTGGGCTATACATACCAAATTCATgccaggggaggggcagaaatCAAGCCAGTGTAAATTGAAACTTGCAATGGTCAAAATTTGGGCTTAAAGGAGACAGAAAAAAAAGCCTGGCCTACTGGGATCCAGGGCCAGCCTCCATGTGGACTCATCTGGAAATGTCAGAGCTCAACAGAGTCATATGGGTTTGCAAACCACATTTGGATGGGTTTATTTTCCATCTCAGGAACGTTTCCCTAGAGTAGCAGCAATTCATAAAGGAAACCTCCAAGAAGGTGGCAGGCTGGTCAGATTTTAACTCCAGCTCAATGGCACCCAAAGGCGTAGATGGCCTCCAGCCAAGGTCTCAgaagccttccttccttcccacagATGGATGGCAACGGTGGAGACCAACACCTGCCCCTCCCCACTGCACAAGCCCCGCCCCCCACCTACCGAATGTACTGCTGAATGGCACCGTCATGGTTGCCCTTGTTGTACAGGTGGTCTCCATACTGGCGAAAGATCTCCGACAAACCATCACTGTCCAGGTGGTGGCTCCTGGCCAAGTTAATGGCCATTTCAAAGAGGTTCTTCTTGAAGAGCATCTGCTGGGAGAGAAGCCCTGGCTTATGAATGTTCATGGGATGAATAGGATTTCAAGGGTTATAATGATAGTGAACAATGCCTCTGAAGAGAGGCTCCAATCCCCCGGCATTCCCCCTCTGGGCCTGCAGGAAGCCACATCTCACATATGCTAGTTGAGAGTCACACCCAGCCTCAGAGCCCTCTGCCATGGCAAGCCTTGctcaagctcccatcagccccagctcgcACAGTGgtgtgatgctggggctgatgggatttgtagtccaagtCACTGGAAGGGCACACAGTTGTCAAAGTCTGGGCTTCATGCCCCAAAGCTTTGCCTCTTGGAAGCCCACCAGCTAACCAAGGAATGACCCGAGCGAGCACCCTTGCCTCCAGCTTGGTTT
This genomic window contains:
- the VPS11 gene encoding vacuolar protein sorting-associated protein 11 homolog, with the protein product MAAYLQWRRFAFFDRDVLTEPDGKLVLLPPGIAVCDSGRGSLVFGDMEGQIWFLLRNLELSSFQAYKLRVTHLYQLKQHSILASVGEDEEGVNPLVKVWNLEKRDGGNPLCTRIFPAIPGNKPTVVSCLTVHENLNFMAIGFADGSVVLTKGDITRDRHSKTQIFHEDSYPITGLAFRQSGKTTHLFVATTENIKCYTLSVKDYLAVKLDTHGCALRCSTLSDPSQDLQFIVAGDECVYLYQPDERGPCFAFEGQKLIAHWYRGYLVIVSKERKPSPKSEFAGSDPQNSDKQILNIYDLGNKFIAYSSVFDDVVDVLAEWGCLYVLTRDGKLHVLQEKDTQTKLEMLFKKNLFEMAINLARSHHLDSDGLSEIFRQYGDHLYNKGNHDGAIQQYIRTIGKLEPSYVIRKFLDAQRIHNLTAYLQMLHLQSLANADHTTLLLNCYTKLKDISKLEEFIKTSESEVHFDVETAIKVLRQAGCYSHAVYLAEKHAHHEWYLKIQLEDIKNYQEALRYIGKLPFEQAESNMKRYGKILMHHVPNETTELLKVLCTNYQPAGDREGPGALGDRKANPDEFIPIFANNSRELKAFLEHMSEVQPDSPQGVYDTLLELRLQNWAHEQDPQDKEKLHNEAISLLKSGKFRSVFDKALVLCQMHNFKDGVLYLYEQGKLFQQIMHYHMQNEQYKKVVEVCELYGDQEACLWEQALGYFAHKEEDCKECITAVLKHIETKNLMPPLLVVQTLAHNSTATLSVIKDYLVSKLQNQSRQIQQDEQRIQKYREETKRIRKEIEELKTSPKIFQKTKCSICTSSLELPSVHFLCNHSFHQHCFESYSESGSECPTCMPENRKVMDMIRAQEQKRDLHDQFQHQLKCSNDSFSVVADYFGRGIFNKLTLITDLPPGKSAAALDAGLQRELLIHTKQST